TGCCTGACGCAAGCCCTGGTTGGGTGCCATGCCGTCATCAATCTGGCCGGAGCTCCCATCAATCGACGCTGGACGGACGCTTATAAAAAGGAACTGGTGGAAAGCCGCGTCATGACCACCCGCAAGCTGGTGGAAGCGGTCAACAGGCTACATGAACCGCCGGAAGTGATGATTTCCGCCTCTGCTGTCGGGTATTACGGGCCGTCCAGCTGCTGTCATGGGGAACAGGACGCTCCGGAGGCTGATTCCTTTCTGGCGGAATTGTGCGTAGCCTGGGAAAAGGAGGCCGGGCTGGTGAACGGTTCCGTACGGCTGGTTCTTACCCGCTTTGGCGTGGTTCTTTCTCCGGATGGCGGCGCGCTCCCCGAAATGATGCGTCCGGCCCGGTTCGGCGTTATGGCCGCCGCAGGAAATCCGGATCATCTTTTTTCCTGGGTGGCTCTGGAAGATTTGGTGGATGCCCTGGTTTTCATTATGGGCAGGGAGGGCATTTCCGGCCCGGTCAATATAACGGCCCCGGAGCGCACCTCCAACCGGGAATTCTACAGGGCCGCCGCAGAACACTTCCACACCCGTCTGTCCATCCATATTCCTGACGCCGTGCTGCGGCTGTTGATGGGAGAAGCTTCCCAGGTGATTACCGGCGGCCGGTGCGCCCTTCCGGAGACGCTGATGAGGGAAGGGTTTCAATTTCAATATCCGGATATCCTCACCTTTTTTAACAAAGCATTTTCCGTCAGCTCATGAGCATGATACAGACCATTGTCGCATCCCTGTTTCACGGCCATTCCGTCAAAACCGAACCCATGCCGGATTTCAATCTGGAACGTTATCTGGGGGAGTGGCACGAAATCGCCCGCCTGGAAAACTGGTTCGAGCGCGGCCTCAGCAAGGTTTCTGCCCGGTACGACCGCAGGGAGGACGGTTCCATTACCGTGATTAACAGCGGTTATGACGTTCGAACCGGGGAGCGGAAGGAGGCCCGTGCGCGGGCGGTGGAGGGGGATGCCCCCAATCATTTGAAAGTGTACTTTGTGCCGTTGGTGTACGGCCGGTATGAAGTGGCTTTTCTGGATGGAGATTACACCCGCGCCGTGGTTTCCGGCGGTTCCCTGAATTATCTGTGGCTACTTGCCCGCAAGCCGCAGTTGAAGGAGGATGAGCTTCAACCGATGCTCCATTGCGCGGAGGAACTGGGATATGACACTTCCCGGTTGATTTATTCCGGTTCCCCTGCGTTCCCGGTGCGGTAACTGGGCGTAGAATTATCAGGTCTCTTCGCCTGGATGGCGGGTTAGCAGCGCCGCCGCCAGCAAAGCACCGTCATTCCTGCCATGAAGAGGAGGGAAGAAGCTGGTTCCGGGACATTGTCCTGCGTGTGGTAAAGAAATTCTACCCCAAAAATCCTCCACTCGCTTCCGTTCAACTTCATGTAATAATTGGTAGAGGAGCTTCCTCCTCCCTGTCCTTCCTCGTAGCGGGCTGTAACAGAACCATTGTTCAGTCCTCCCGGGCTGTCAGAGTCTGTAAAATAAAGGGAAGTCACGTTGAATTCCCCTCCATAGTTGGTGTAGTCCGCACCCCAAAGGGCGACGGAATGACCTCCTGTCTGATTATTGAGCATGAGAGACATGCCATAACCGTTCTTTATCCCGTACAGCAGAGCTTCCGAGATGGACATGTAGGCTCCCAGCCCCGGAGCCACCCATGGACAGGTGTTGACTGGTATGAAATCCGTGGAATAGGAAAATTTGTTGCAGGCTGTATAATCAGCGATTAATTTGCATTCCGTTTTATAAACGTCCCGGCAGTAGGAAGTCCATGTGCTCCGAGCTGTCGTCGTTGTCCAGTTGGTGTAGGAACACATTTTGTCGTACATTTCGTACATTTCATCCCCGGTCATTGCGGCTCCCTCTTTGGTATTGCGCCACCATGCCATGACGCTGGCCGCGCTGGCGGCGCTGCACATGGCGGAGTCGTCGTATTTATAATCCGTAATGTTGTGTTTTTTTACGCTGACCCATCCGGAGTCAGCGGAAACGCCGGGCAGAAAGATTGTTCCGGATGTCTGGAGGGTAAAATCTTCTCCCAGAGATATCAGGGCCGACCCTGCAAGGAAGAGCAGGCTTTTTGCGAAAAGAGAGCAGAGATTCATAGATTCAAAAGGAAATATATTCATTTATTTTTTTAATCAAACAGTTTTTGCCGTTGATCGCCCGGAGGGCCGGATGCGAACCATGCGCCGGATATTTTCCGGATCAGGGCAGGACTTTTTTTTGATTCATGGCGGCCAGAGAATGCGGAAAGAAAATTTATTTTGCGTGGATTGAGCGTTCATCCCGGAATGAATAGAAAGGGTTTGCGGGTACGATGTTTTTCCCCGGAGAGGGGATTGGTGCGGGACGGTTTTCTTTTATGGAGCGCCGGGCAAGGAGCGCTGGATTCCGGTTTCTGCCGTTTCGGGGAAGGGGGGCTGCGTGCGGGCGGACGCCCGCTGTTCCGTGGAAATATTCCGGCGTCCGCGGGAATGTGCTTGCAATCAGCATGAAGTGATGTATGTTGCATTCATCCAAACATTGGATGTTTGGATGAATTACTTAAAGAAGGAGTAACAATGGATATTATTCATGACAACGCCGCTGATCTCAGCGCATTGAACGGCAAGACCGTTGCCGTGATCGGGTATGGCGCCCAGGGCCGCGCCCAGGCACTTTGCATGCGTGATTCCGGTGTGAACGTGATTATTGGCGTTCGCCCCGGCAAGTCTTTTGACGCCGCCGCCCAGGACGGATTCCAGGTGATGAGCGTCGCGGAAGCCGCCGAAAAAGCGAACATCATTCACATTCTGCTGCCGGATGAAAGCCACGGCGCCGTGTATGAAGCTGAAATCAAGCCCTACCTGAAGGCCGGCAAGACGCTTTGCTGCTCCCATGGCTTTGCGTATGTTTTCAATACCATCGTCCCCCCTGCGGATGTGGATGTAATCATGGTGGCCCCCAAGGGGCCGGGCACGGAAGTGCGCCGCGTATTTGAAGAAGGGTTCGGCTGCCCCGGCCTGATTGCCGTGCATCAGAACCCCTCCGGCAAGGCCCGTGAGGTGGCTCTCGCCATGGCCAAGGCTGAAGGCCTGACCCGCGGCGGCGTGCTGGAATGCACCATGGCCCAGGAAACGTATGAAGACCTGTTCGGTGAACAGAACGTCCTGTGCGGAGGTCTGGTGGACCTGATGAAGTACGGCTTTGAAACCCTGACGGAAGCCGGCTACCCGCCGGAAATGGCCTATTTTGAATGCGTGCATGAAGCCAAGCTCATTGTGGACCTGATTTACAACGGCGGTATTCAGAAGATGAACTCCGTGATTTCCAACACGGCCGAATTCGGCGAATA
This region of Akkermansia muciniphila genomic DNA includes:
- a CDS encoding TIGR01777 family oxidoreductase, with translation MMNVAITGSGGFIGSHLVKRLKMFGHRVAPLQHYLFTQDGVDCLTQALVGCHAVINLAGAPINRRWTDAYKKELVESRVMTTRKLVEAVNRLHEPPEVMISASAVGYYGPSSCCHGEQDAPEADSFLAELCVAWEKEAGLVNGSVRLVLTRFGVVLSPDGGALPEMMRPARFGVMAAAGNPDHLFSWVALEDLVDALVFIMGREGISGPVNITAPERTSNREFYRAAAEHFHTRLSIHIPDAVLRLLMGEASQVITGGRCALPETLMREGFQFQYPDILTFFNKAFSVSS
- a CDS encoding lipocalin family protein; this translates as MSMIQTIVASLFHGHSVKTEPMPDFNLERYLGEWHEIARLENWFERGLSKVSARYDRREDGSITVINSGYDVRTGERKEARARAVEGDAPNHLKVYFVPLVYGRYEVAFLDGDYTRAVVSGGSLNYLWLLARKPQLKEDELQPMLHCAEELGYDTSRLIYSGSPAFPVR
- a CDS encoding PEP-CTERM sorting domain-containing protein, giving the protein MNLCSLFAKSLLFLAGSALISLGEDFTLQTSGTIFLPGVSADSGWVSVKKHNITDYKYDDSAMCSAASAASVMAWWRNTKEGAAMTGDEMYEMYDKMCSYTNWTTTTARSTWTSYCRDVYKTECKLIADYTACNKFSYSTDFIPVNTCPWVAPGLGAYMSISEALLYGIKNGYGMSLMLNNQTGGHSVALWGADYTNYGGEFNVTSLYFTDSDSPGGLNNGSVTARYEEGQGGGSSSTNYYMKLNGSEWRIFGVEFLYHTQDNVPEPASSLLFMAGMTVLCWRRRC
- the ilvC gene encoding ketol-acid reductoisomerase, coding for MDIIHDNAADLSALNGKTVAVIGYGAQGRAQALCMRDSGVNVIIGVRPGKSFDAAAQDGFQVMSVAEAAEKANIIHILLPDESHGAVYEAEIKPYLKAGKTLCCSHGFAYVFNTIVPPADVDVIMVAPKGPGTEVRRVFEEGFGCPGLIAVHQNPSGKAREVALAMAKAEGLTRGGVLECTMAQETYEDLFGEQNVLCGGLVDLMKYGFETLTEAGYPPEMAYFECVHEAKLIVDLIYNGGIQKMNSVISNTAEFGEYYNGPQILPAEVKERMKESLKRIESGKFAKDWLEEAAKGAPNLKAKREALGQHPVEIVGAKIRSLFERN